A stretch of the Bacillus licheniformis DSM 13 = ATCC 14580 genome encodes the following:
- a CDS encoding APC family permease, translated as MNAEANGLKKEIGLLFALSLVIGTIIGSGVFMKPGSVLSYSGNAQIALFAWLLGGILTLAGGLTIAELGAQIPKTGGLYTYLEEIYGEFWGFLCGWVQIIIYGPAIIGALGLYFGSLVANLFSWDKSWTALIGIITVAFLCIVNIVGTKYGGAVQTITTIGKLIPIVCIIVFGLWQGDEYIFSSVTESIASQNFGAAVLATLFAYDGWILLAALGGEMKNPEKVLPKAMTGGILIVTACYLFINLALLHILPADQIVKLGENATSTAATMLFGPLGGKLISIGIIVSIFGCLNGKVLSFPRVIFAMAEKKQLPFSRWISHVHPAFHTPWIAVIVQMIIAVILMIISNPEKLSEVSIFMIYIFYVMAFFAVFILRRRKNGQGRSYSVPLYPYLPVAAILGSLFVLVSTLITDFYSCLWSILIGLVGLPVYFWMKKRNKNGSAA; from the coding sequence ATGAATGCAGAAGCAAACGGACTAAAAAAAGAGATAGGCTTGTTATTTGCGCTATCTCTTGTGATTGGAACGATCATCGGTTCCGGCGTGTTTATGAAGCCCGGCAGCGTGCTTTCCTATTCCGGAAACGCACAAATCGCTCTTTTCGCCTGGCTTCTCGGCGGAATCTTGACGCTTGCCGGCGGGCTGACCATCGCTGAACTGGGCGCACAGATTCCGAAAACAGGCGGTCTTTACACATATCTTGAAGAAATTTACGGCGAGTTCTGGGGCTTCTTATGCGGCTGGGTGCAGATCATCATCTACGGACCGGCCATCATCGGCGCACTTGGATTATATTTCGGCTCGCTTGTGGCCAACTTGTTTTCCTGGGATAAATCCTGGACTGCACTCATCGGCATCATCACCGTCGCCTTTTTATGCATCGTCAACATCGTCGGAACAAAATACGGCGGAGCGGTTCAGACGATCACAACGATCGGAAAGCTGATTCCCATTGTATGTATCATTGTGTTCGGTCTATGGCAGGGCGATGAATATATTTTCAGTTCGGTCACGGAGAGCATCGCCAGCCAAAACTTCGGGGCGGCGGTATTGGCGACGCTATTCGCGTATGACGGCTGGATCCTTCTTGCAGCACTCGGCGGAGAAATGAAGAATCCGGAAAAAGTGCTTCCGAAAGCGATGACAGGCGGCATACTGATCGTCACTGCCTGCTATCTGTTCATTAACTTGGCGCTGCTTCACATTCTTCCTGCCGATCAGATTGTCAAGCTCGGCGAAAATGCGACAAGCACAGCCGCGACCATGCTGTTCGGGCCGCTCGGCGGCAAGCTGATATCCATCGGAATTATCGTCAGCATCTTCGGCTGCTTAAACGGAAAGGTTCTGTCTTTTCCGCGCGTGATCTTTGCGATGGCTGAGAAAAAACAGCTGCCTTTCTCCCGCTGGATCTCGCATGTTCATCCGGCATTCCATACGCCTTGGATCGCAGTCATCGTCCAGATGATTATCGCTGTCATTTTAATGATCATCAGCAATCCTGAAAAGCTGTCAGAGGTTTCGATTTTTATGATTTACATCTTCTATGTCATGGCGTTTTTCGCGGTATTTATTTTGCGGAGACGGAAGAACGGCCAAGGAAGATCTTACAGCGTGCCGCTCTATCCTTACCTGCCTGTAGCGGCGATTCTCGGGTCATTGTTTGTCCTTGTCAGCACGCTCATCACAGACTTCTACAGCTGCCTGTGGTCGATCTTGATCGGTCTCGTCGGTCTCCCGGTTTATTTTTGGATGAAAAAAAGAAATAAAAACGGCTCAGCTGCCTGA
- a CDS encoding ring-cleaving dioxygenase, with the protein MNVNGIHHVSALTANAQHNLDFYVKGLGMKLIKKSVNQDDPTMYHLFYGDEVASPGSDLTFFEIPMLARRREGTNCISAVSLRVPGEQALEFWEKRLHELGTEICGIETRAGRSILRFLDHEGQNMMFVADEKGKDHGVPVKNGVIPEDAAIRGLGPVELTVRDAGPTAAVLTDILGFHKIGEEQADESGQTLHIFESGEGGAGTEVHVKQSDDGRRERPGRGSVHHVAFRVKDEEELKQWHEIISENGFSNSGIVERYYFKALYFREPNGILFELSTDGPGFAVDESIDELGQSLALPPYLEHRRKEIEARLKPIR; encoded by the coding sequence ATGAACGTAAATGGCATTCACCACGTATCTGCTTTAACAGCAAACGCCCAGCATAACCTGGATTTCTATGTCAAAGGGCTTGGCATGAAACTGATAAAGAAATCGGTCAATCAGGACGATCCGACCATGTACCACTTGTTTTACGGGGATGAAGTCGCGTCTCCGGGTTCGGATTTGACATTTTTCGAGATTCCGATGCTTGCCCGGAGACGGGAAGGGACGAACTGTATTTCGGCCGTATCACTTCGGGTTCCCGGTGAACAAGCACTCGAATTTTGGGAGAAGCGGCTTCATGAGCTCGGCACAGAGATTTGCGGCATCGAGACGCGTGCGGGGCGGAGCATTCTCCGCTTTTTAGATCATGAAGGACAGAACATGATGTTTGTAGCTGATGAAAAGGGAAAAGACCATGGAGTGCCTGTGAAAAACGGCGTCATTCCTGAGGATGCTGCAATCAGGGGGCTCGGCCCGGTCGAACTGACTGTCAGGGACGCCGGTCCGACGGCGGCGGTGCTGACCGATATTCTCGGCTTTCATAAAATCGGTGAGGAACAGGCTGACGAATCCGGCCAAACGCTTCACATATTTGAATCGGGTGAAGGAGGAGCAGGCACGGAGGTGCATGTGAAACAGTCAGATGACGGCAGAAGAGAGCGTCCCGGAAGAGGAAGCGTCCATCATGTCGCTTTCCGCGTCAAAGATGAAGAAGAACTTAAGCAGTGGCATGAGATAATCAGTGAGAACGGCTTTTCGAATTCAGGGATTGTGGAACGCTATTATTTTAAGGCGCTGTATTTCAGAGAACCGAACGGCATACTTTTTGAACTGTCGACTGACGGTCCTGGCTTTGCCGTTGATGAATCAATTGATGAGCTCGGCCAAAGCCTTGCCCTTCCGCCGTATCTCGAGCATCGGCGGAAAGAGATTGAAGCGCGGCTGAAACCGATCCGATAA
- a CDS encoding S1C family serine protease, translated as MEYNREDQLETKNELIVSDQKPDQAIKKAEQQKRRLSWMTPILSGIIGGSLVLGVTTYQHSKDETANTSVQTQTNETSNSSASSTKANTEKLSSTNSSDISTMVENVSPAIVGISNYQKQTESGMFGFESNSSSSSEQETGTGSGVIYKKANGKAYIITNNHVVEGASKLTVSLSNGKEVEGKLLGSDSLTDLAVVEISADHVEKVASFGDSSSLKAGESVIAIGNPLGKDLSRTVTQGIISGVDRTVSVDTSAGQTEMNVIQTDAAINPGNSGGALLNTKGEVIGINSMKISESGVEGIGFAIPSNDVKPIAEELMSKGKIERPFIGIGMMDLEQVPENYQTGTLGLSGSQLNKGVYIRQVASGSPAEKAGLKENDVIVSFNGKETDTGSALRNLLYNDAKIGDTVKVTLIRNGKTMTKQITLDQKESASS; from the coding sequence ATGGAATATAATAGAGAAGATCAGCTTGAAACAAAAAACGAACTCATCGTCTCCGATCAAAAGCCCGACCAGGCGATAAAAAAAGCAGAACAGCAAAAGCGGAGACTCTCGTGGATGACGCCGATTCTCAGCGGCATCATCGGAGGAAGCCTCGTTCTCGGCGTCACGACATACCAGCATAGCAAAGACGAAACGGCCAATACATCCGTCCAGACGCAAACAAACGAGACGTCGAACTCATCGGCTTCTTCCACTAAAGCGAATACCGAAAAATTGTCCAGCACCAATTCGTCCGACATTTCTACAATGGTTGAAAATGTATCTCCCGCCATCGTCGGTATTTCAAACTATCAAAAACAAACAGAGAGCGGTATGTTCGGTTTTGAAAGCAACAGCAGCAGCTCAAGCGAACAAGAAACAGGCACAGGCTCAGGTGTCATCTATAAAAAAGCAAACGGCAAAGCATACATTATTACAAATAACCACGTTGTCGAAGGCGCGTCTAAACTGACGGTTTCCCTGTCCAACGGCAAAGAAGTGGAAGGTAAATTGCTGGGCAGCGATTCGTTGACAGACCTTGCCGTTGTTGAAATTTCCGCTGATCACGTGGAAAAAGTCGCCTCTTTCGGCGATTCGTCAAGCTTGAAAGCAGGCGAATCGGTGATCGCTATTGGAAACCCGCTCGGCAAAGATCTGTCCCGCACGGTGACACAAGGCATCATCAGCGGTGTTGATCGGACCGTTTCCGTAGATACATCCGCAGGCCAAACCGAGATGAACGTCATTCAAACCGACGCGGCCATCAACCCCGGCAACAGCGGAGGCGCCCTTTTGAATACAAAGGGTGAAGTGATCGGCATCAACAGCATGAAAATCAGTGAAAGCGGAGTAGAAGGCATCGGATTTGCGATTCCAAGCAATGATGTCAAACCGATTGCAGAAGAGCTGATGTCTAAAGGAAAAATTGAGCGCCCGTTCATCGGAATCGGCATGATGGATCTTGAGCAGGTGCCGGAAAACTATCAAACAGGCACCCTCGGATTAAGCGGCAGCCAGTTAAACAAAGGCGTCTACATCCGCCAGGTCGCTTCAGGCTCCCCAGCTGAAAAAGCGGGCCTTAAAGAGAACGATGTCATCGTCAGCTTTAACGGAAAAGAAACCGATACAGGAAGCGCGCTGCGCAACCTTCTTTACAACGATGCAAAAATCGGGGATACGGTAAAGGTTACCCTCATTCGAAACGGCAAAACCATGACAAAACAAATCACCCTTGACCAGAAAGAATCCGCATCATCTTAA
- the proG gene encoding pyrroline-5-carboxylate reductase ProG, translating into MNKIGFIGYGSMAQMIAVKLLDQGKIRDDMVVVSSRNDGKTEELKKLYPNVACQSADELAKQCGLIFICVPPMAVKETLEKIQPFLQEDVHIVSIAAGVELDRLHDWTSGQVTRYIPTLTSEAGIGVSLVVHGERVAEADKSRLEEYLSAFSTVKQINERDIDAASNLTSSSPGFIASIFEEFAQAAVRNSSLTKEEAFQFLIHSLLGTGKLLMEKDMTFAQTLDRVATKGGITAEGAEVIQDAMPEVFDELFARTMKKYEVIKDAVRRQ; encoded by the coding sequence TTGAACAAGATTGGATTTATCGGATACGGAAGCATGGCACAGATGATTGCGGTGAAACTGCTAGATCAGGGGAAAATCAGGGATGACATGGTGGTCGTCAGCTCAAGGAATGACGGGAAAACAGAGGAGCTGAAAAAGCTTTATCCGAATGTCGCCTGTCAATCAGCTGATGAGCTCGCCAAACAGTGCGGCCTGATCTTCATCTGTGTACCGCCGATGGCGGTAAAAGAAACGCTTGAAAAAATACAGCCGTTTCTTCAGGAGGATGTCCACATCGTTTCGATTGCCGCGGGGGTCGAGCTTGACCGGCTTCACGACTGGACAAGCGGACAGGTGACGAGATACATTCCGACACTCACATCTGAAGCCGGGATCGGCGTTTCGCTTGTTGTCCACGGCGAGCGGGTCGCTGAGGCGGACAAAAGCCGGCTGGAAGAATATCTTTCCGCCTTCAGCACAGTCAAACAGATCAATGAGAGAGATATTGACGCTGCGAGCAATTTAACAAGCTCTTCACCGGGGTTCATCGCTTCGATTTTTGAAGAATTTGCTCAAGCCGCCGTCAGAAACAGCAGCCTCACGAAAGAAGAAGCGTTTCAATTTCTGATTCATTCATTGCTGGGAACAGGCAAGCTGTTAATGGAAAAAGACATGACGTTTGCTCAAACGCTTGATCGGGTGGCGACAAAAGGCGGCATAACCGCAGAAGGTGCGGAAGTCATTCAAGATGCCATGCCGGAAGTCTTTGACGAGCTGTTTGCCAGAACGATGAAGAAATATGAAGTCATCAAAGACGCTGTCCGCCGGCAGTGA
- a CDS encoding M55 family metallopeptidase has product MKLYMSVDMEGISGLPDDTFVDSSKPNYERGRKIMTDEANHVIDEAFKNGCREVIVNDSHSKMNNLLIERLHPEARLISGDVKPFSMVQGLDDTYDGAVFVGYHARASMRGVMSHSMIFGVRHFYINDQAVGELGFNAYVAGYYGVPVIMAAGDSEAAAEAEELIPNVTTAAVKETVSRSAVKCLTPEKAGRLLRERMAYAIQNRGQVKPLTPPDRPVLRIEFANYGQAEWASLMPGAEIEPQTTTVRYQAKDILEAYQAMLVMTELAMRTTFS; this is encoded by the coding sequence GTGAAGCTGTATATGTCTGTTGATATGGAGGGGATTTCCGGGCTTCCGGATGATACGTTCGTCGATTCAAGCAAGCCGAACTATGAGAGAGGCCGGAAGATCATGACGGACGAGGCCAATCATGTGATTGACGAAGCGTTCAAAAATGGATGCAGAGAGGTGATTGTTAATGACAGCCACTCTAAAATGAACAACCTGTTAATTGAGAGGCTCCATCCTGAAGCGCGGCTTATTTCGGGAGATGTCAAGCCGTTTTCGATGGTTCAGGGGCTTGATGATACATACGACGGAGCCGTGTTCGTCGGCTACCATGCGAGAGCGTCGATGAGAGGCGTGATGTCGCACAGCATGATTTTCGGCGTCAGACATTTTTACATCAACGATCAGGCGGTCGGCGAGCTGGGGTTCAACGCCTATGTTGCCGGTTATTACGGCGTCCCGGTCATCATGGCTGCCGGTGACAGCGAGGCGGCAGCTGAGGCGGAGGAGCTGATTCCGAACGTAACGACAGCAGCCGTCAAAGAAACGGTCTCCCGTTCGGCGGTCAAATGTCTGACGCCGGAGAAAGCGGGGCGGCTATTAAGAGAACGGATGGCATATGCGATTCAAAACCGCGGTCAAGTCAAGCCGCTCACACCTCCGGACAGGCCGGTGCTGCGGATAGAATTTGCCAATTACGGCCAAGCCGAGTGGGCCAGTCTGATGCCGGGTGCTGAAATCGAACCGCAAACGACGACTGTCCGCTATCAAGCGAAAGACATTCTTGAAGCCTATCAAGCGATGCTTGTCATGACCGAGCTTGCGATGAGAACGACATTCTCCTAG
- a CDS encoding ABC transporter permease, protein MAGYIMKRLLWMLATILVITTLTFVMMKVIPGSPFNEERNTNEAVQRNLEAYYQLDEPLFVQYLYYVKSIVTFDFGPSIKQPSQSVNDLLSRGFPVSFELGMTALIVAVISGIALGIFAALRQNGIIDYIAMTIAVLGISVPNFIMATLLIQQFAVNWNIFPPSTWTSPLHMVLPTAALAMGPLAIIARLTRSSMIEVLTQDYIRTARAKGLSPFKIVMKHALKNALMPVVTILGTLTAAILTGSFVIEKIFAIPGMGKYFVESINSRDYPVIMGTTVFYSIILIIMLFLVDMAYGILDPRIKLHKKG, encoded by the coding sequence ATGGCGGGTTACATCATGAAGCGGCTGCTGTGGATGCTGGCAACCATTTTGGTGATCACGACATTGACCTTTGTGATGATGAAAGTGATTCCGGGCTCTCCCTTCAATGAAGAAAGAAATACGAACGAAGCGGTTCAGCGCAACCTTGAGGCTTACTATCAGCTGGATGAGCCTCTCTTTGTTCAATATTTGTACTATGTAAAGTCGATCGTTACCTTTGATTTCGGGCCGTCGATCAAGCAGCCTTCGCAAAGCGTGAACGACTTGCTGTCAAGAGGATTTCCCGTTTCGTTTGAGCTGGGGATGACGGCGCTTATTGTGGCGGTCATTTCCGGAATCGCACTCGGAATCTTTGCTGCGCTGCGGCAAAACGGCATCATCGACTATATAGCGATGACCATTGCCGTACTCGGCATTTCGGTTCCCAACTTTATTATGGCAACCTTGCTGATACAGCAATTTGCCGTTAATTGGAACATATTCCCTCCGTCGACATGGACGAGCCCGCTTCATATGGTGCTTCCGACTGCGGCTTTGGCGATGGGGCCGCTGGCGATTATCGCAAGGCTGACCCGATCCAGCATGATCGAAGTGCTGACGCAGGATTATATCCGAACAGCCCGGGCTAAAGGGCTTTCCCCTTTTAAAATTGTCATGAAGCACGCCCTGAAAAACGCCCTTATGCCTGTTGTAACGATTCTCGGGACGCTTACCGCTGCGATTTTAACGGGGAGCTTCGTCATCGAAAAAATCTTTGCGATTCCGGGCATGGGAAAATATTTTGTTGAAAGCATCAACTCCCGCGATTACCCCGTGATTATGGGCACCACCGTTTTTTACAGCATCATCCTCATCATCATGTTGTTTCTCGTTGACATGGCCTACGGAATACTGGATCCGCGTATTAAACTGCATAAGAAAGGGTGA
- a CDS encoding ABC transporter permease: MSLPVRTEKEASSGSDIPVEWFAPLKQKQDERESVARPSLSYWQNAWRILRKNKLAMAGLGVLIFLFFMAALGPVLSPHSVTQQTLSEQNLPPSTEHWFGTDELGRDVFTRTWYGARISLFVGVMAALIDFAIGVIYGGIAGYKGGKTDHAMMRVIEVLHGLPYLLVVILLMVMMGPGLGTILVALTVTGWVGMARIVRGQVLKVKHDEHVLASKTFGAKTVRIIRRNLLPNMMGAIIVQMTLTVPSAIFAEAFLSFLGLGIQAPFASWGVMANDGLPVILSGHWWRLFFPAFFISLTMFAFNVVGDGLQDALDPKLRR; this comes from the coding sequence ATGAGCCTTCCAGTCCGCACAGAAAAAGAAGCGTCTTCAGGCAGTGATATCCCTGTTGAATGGTTTGCCCCGCTGAAACAGAAGCAGGATGAGCGTGAATCCGTCGCAAGGCCGAGTCTGTCATATTGGCAGAACGCCTGGCGGATTTTAAGGAAAAACAAGCTGGCGATGGCGGGATTGGGCGTGTTAATCTTCCTGTTCTTCATGGCTGCTCTCGGACCGGTTCTTTCTCCGCACAGCGTCACCCAGCAGACGCTATCCGAGCAAAACCTGCCTCCGTCGACGGAGCATTGGTTCGGAACTGATGAGCTCGGACGCGATGTGTTTACAAGAACGTGGTACGGAGCGAGGATTTCTCTGTTTGTCGGTGTTATGGCGGCTTTGATCGATTTTGCAATCGGCGTCATCTACGGCGGCATCGCCGGCTATAAAGGCGGCAAAACAGACCACGCCATGATGCGGGTCATCGAAGTGCTGCACGGACTGCCTTATTTATTGGTCGTCATTCTTCTCATGGTCATGATGGGGCCTGGACTCGGGACGATCCTCGTCGCGCTGACTGTCACCGGCTGGGTCGGCATGGCGCGGATCGTCAGGGGGCAGGTTTTGAAGGTGAAGCATGATGAGCATGTTCTCGCATCCAAAACCTTCGGAGCGAAAACGGTAAGGATCATCAGGCGGAATCTGCTTCCTAACATGATGGGAGCGATCATCGTCCAGATGACCTTGACGGTGCCGTCGGCCATTTTTGCCGAGGCATTTCTCAGTTTCCTCGGTTTGGGCATTCAAGCCCCGTTTGCGAGCTGGGGTGTCATGGCGAACGACGGCCTTCCGGTGATCTTGTCGGGACACTGGTGGCGGCTGTTTTTTCCCGCTTTCTTTATTTCATTAACTATGTTCGCCTTTAATGTTGTTGGAGACGGACTGCAGGATGCGTTAGATCCGAAGCTGAGGAGGTAA
- a CDS encoding ABC transporter ATP-binding protein: MRKKVLEVENLHVSFTTYGGTVKAVRGVSFELYEGETFAIVGESGCGKSVTSQSIMRLLPKFSATVTDGAIRFKGKDLRHLSEKEMRKIRGAEISMIFQDPMTALNPTLTVGDQLAEALLEHRPVSKTDARKAVISMLELVGIPNPKERLRQYPHQFSGGMRQRIVIAMALICEPEILIADEPTTALDVTIQAQILELFKDIQRKTGVSIILITHDLGVVAQTADRIAVMYAGKIAETGARRDIFYRPQHPYTKGLLHSVPRLDLEDADLVPIDGTPPDLFSPPEGCPFTARCSRAMEVCGKIHPAVTEVSAGHRVCCWLQDERAKRALLTT; this comes from the coding sequence TTGCGGAAAAAAGTATTGGAAGTCGAGAATTTGCATGTTTCATTTACGACATACGGCGGAACGGTCAAAGCCGTCCGCGGCGTGAGCTTTGAGTTATATGAGGGGGAGACGTTTGCGATTGTCGGCGAGTCGGGATGCGGAAAAAGCGTGACATCGCAAAGCATCATGCGGCTTTTGCCGAAGTTTTCGGCAACGGTCACAGACGGTGCGATCCGCTTTAAGGGAAAAGACTTGCGCCACCTGTCCGAAAAAGAGATGAGAAAGATCAGAGGAGCCGAAATCTCAATGATCTTCCAGGATCCGATGACGGCCCTGAATCCGACCTTGACCGTCGGAGACCAGCTGGCAGAAGCGCTGTTGGAACATCGGCCCGTGTCTAAAACAGACGCTCGAAAAGCAGTCATTTCGATGCTTGAGCTCGTCGGGATCCCGAATCCGAAAGAGCGTTTGAGGCAGTATCCGCACCAATTCAGCGGAGGGATGAGGCAGCGGATCGTAATCGCCATGGCGCTCATCTGCGAACCGGAGATTTTGATTGCGGATGAACCGACGACCGCGCTTGATGTCACCATTCAGGCGCAAATTCTTGAGCTTTTTAAAGACATTCAGCGGAAAACCGGGGTATCCATCATTTTAATCACCCATGATTTGGGCGTAGTCGCACAGACGGCAGACAGAATCGCCGTGATGTACGCAGGGAAAATAGCTGAAACGGGAGCGAGGAGGGATATTTTTTACCGTCCGCAGCACCCGTATACAAAAGGCTTGCTGCACTCCGTTCCGAGGCTTGACCTTGAAGATGCAGACCTCGTTCCGATTGACGGAACACCGCCGGATTTGTTTTCTCCGCCTGAAGGATGTCCGTTTACGGCGCGCTGTTCCCGCGCAATGGAAGTGTGCGGCAAAATCCATCCTGCCGTTACAGAAGTCTCGGCGGGTCATCGAGTGTGCTGCTGGCTTCAGGATGAAAGGGCAAAAAGGGCTCTGCTGACAACATAA
- a CDS encoding peptide ABC transporter substrate-binding protein — MKRLTSVLASAFAVILLFGCTANEQAGQETKKKAKETAGEQVLRLNNENEPTSFDPPIGFNNVSWQALNNLMEGLTRLGADHEPEAASAEKWNISDDGKTYTFTIRDDAKWSNGDPLTAGDFEYAWKRLLDPKTGSSAAFLGYFIEGGEAFNSGKGSKDDVKVKAVDEKTLKVTLESPQQSFLSIVANPAFFPVPQKIAEDNPKWHEEAATFVGNGPFKLAEWKHDESFTMVKSDTYWDRDTVKLDKVTWAMVDDRNTDYQMFESNELDTAYVPAEMSEKLMGSDEVKVFDQAGLYFYRFNVNKEPFQNEKIRKAFAMAVDQQEIVDYVTKNGEKPARGFVSPGIKGPNGKDFREEGGDLLKYNADEAKQLLEKGMKEENYEKLPAVTLTYSTKPEHKKMAEAVQQKLKSTLGVDVKLANMEWNTFLEEQKALKFQFSQSSFLADYADPINFLESFQTGNAMNRTGWGNSEYDELIKAAKNEADEEKRTELLHQAEELLFEGMPIIPIHFYNQVHLEKENVKGIVRHPVGYIELKWAEKTS, encoded by the coding sequence ATGAAAAGGCTGACGAGCGTGTTGGCTTCCGCATTTGCGGTCATCCTGCTGTTCGGATGTACGGCAAATGAACAGGCGGGGCAGGAAACGAAGAAGAAAGCGAAAGAAACGGCTGGAGAACAGGTTCTGAGGCTGAACAACGAAAATGAACCGACATCTTTTGATCCGCCGATCGGCTTTAATAATGTCTCATGGCAGGCGCTGAACAATCTGATGGAAGGTTTGACAAGACTTGGCGCAGACCATGAGCCCGAAGCGGCGTCCGCCGAAAAGTGGAACATTTCCGACGACGGGAAGACATATACTTTTACAATCCGTGATGATGCCAAATGGTCAAACGGAGACCCTTTAACCGCCGGGGATTTTGAATATGCGTGGAAGCGTCTGCTCGATCCGAAAACGGGCTCCTCTGCCGCGTTTTTAGGCTACTTTATCGAAGGCGGTGAGGCCTTTAACAGCGGAAAAGGTTCAAAAGATGATGTCAAAGTCAAAGCGGTGGATGAAAAGACGCTTAAGGTGACGCTTGAAAGTCCGCAGCAGTCGTTTTTAAGCATTGTAGCCAATCCGGCCTTTTTCCCGGTTCCTCAGAAAATCGCCGAAGACAATCCGAAATGGCATGAAGAAGCAGCCACATTCGTCGGCAACGGTCCGTTTAAGCTGGCAGAATGGAAGCACGATGAAAGCTTTACGATGGTAAAGAGCGATACGTATTGGGACCGGGATACTGTGAAGCTTGATAAAGTGACATGGGCGATGGTCGATGACCGAAATACCGACTACCAAATGTTCGAGTCGAATGAACTTGATACGGCTTATGTCCCGGCTGAAATGAGCGAGAAGCTGATGGGCTCTGATGAGGTGAAGGTGTTTGATCAGGCGGGTCTTTATTTTTACAGGTTCAATGTCAATAAAGAGCCGTTCCAGAATGAAAAAATCAGAAAAGCGTTTGCGATGGCCGTCGATCAGCAGGAAATCGTCGATTACGTCACGAAAAACGGTGAAAAACCGGCACGCGGATTTGTGTCTCCGGGAATCAAAGGGCCGAACGGCAAGGATTTTCGCGAGGAAGGCGGCGATTTGCTCAAATATAACGCCGATGAAGCGAAACAGCTGCTCGAAAAAGGCATGAAGGAGGAAAACTACGAAAAGCTGCCCGCCGTTACCTTGACATACAGCACAAAACCGGAGCATAAAAAAATGGCGGAAGCGGTTCAGCAAAAACTGAAAAGTACGCTCGGCGTCGATGTGAAGCTCGCCAATATGGAATGGAACACATTCCTTGAAGAACAGAAGGCGCTCAAGTTCCAGTTTTCCCAAAGCTCTTTTCTGGCTGATTATGCGGATCCTATCAACTTCCTGGAAAGCTTTCAAACGGGTAACGCAATGAACAGAACCGGCTGGGGCAATTCAGAGTATGACGAGCTGATCAAGGCGGCGAAAAATGAAGCTGATGAAGAAAAGCGCACTGAGCTGCTGCATCAGGCTGAAGAACTGCTGTTTGAAGGGATGCCGATCATACCGATCCACTTCTATAATCAAGTCCATTTGGAAAAGGAGAATGTGAAAGGCATCGTCCGTCATCCTGTCGGCTACATTGAACTGAAATGGGCCGAAAAAACGTCATGA
- a CDS encoding S66 peptidase family protein → MSLLNIAPQRLMKGDTVGVIAPASPPVPEKLDRAVRFLKELGLEVKVGRSAAERHGYLAGSDEERLGDLHDMFEDRSVKAVICACGGYGTARIAGKIDYRLIKSRPKIFWGYSDITFLHTAIRQNTGLITFHGPMLSSDIGKDDVHPLTRRSFQQLFQKMTLSYTEELSPLETLVHGAAEGELVGGNLALLVTTLGTPYEIDTKGKLLFIEDVDEEPYRIDRMLNQLKMAGKLSDAAGILLCDFHNCIPKKRDKSLTLKEVFQDYIASEGKPALSGFKIGHCSPNIAVPVGVKAVLDAGKKRLTIEPGIS, encoded by the coding sequence ATGTCTCTGTTGAATATTGCGCCTCAAAGATTAATGAAGGGAGATACGGTTGGTGTGATTGCGCCGGCCAGTCCGCCCGTTCCTGAAAAGCTTGACCGGGCCGTCCGGTTTTTAAAAGAGCTTGGACTTGAAGTCAAAGTGGGACGCTCAGCCGCCGAAAGACACGGCTATTTGGCGGGGAGCGATGAAGAGCGTCTGGGGGATCTGCACGACATGTTTGAAGACCGTTCGGTTAAGGCTGTCATCTGTGCCTGCGGAGGTTACGGAACGGCACGGATTGCCGGGAAAATTGACTACCGGCTCATCAAAAGCCGCCCGAAAATTTTTTGGGGCTATTCAGATATCACTTTTTTACATACAGCGATCAGGCAAAATACCGGACTTATTACATTTCACGGACCGATGCTCAGTTCTGACATCGGCAAAGATGACGTGCATCCGCTTACCCGCCGCTCCTTTCAGCAGCTGTTTCAAAAAATGACGCTCTCTTATACAGAGGAACTGTCGCCTTTGGAAACGCTCGTACACGGCGCGGCGGAAGGGGAGCTCGTCGGCGGAAACCTCGCTCTTCTGGTGACGACGCTAGGTACGCCTTATGAAATTGATACGAAAGGAAAGCTTTTGTTTATCGAGGATGTCGATGAAGAGCCTTATCGAATCGACCGGATGCTGAATCAATTAAAAATGGCCGGGAAATTATCGGACGCCGCCGGCATCCTGCTGTGCGATTTTCATAACTGCATCCCGAAAAAACGCGATAAGTCGCTCACATTAAAAGAGGTTTTCCAAGATTATATCGCCTCTGAAGGAAAACCGGCGCTGTCCGGCTTTAAAATCGGCCATTGTTCACCGAATATCGCCGTACCGGTAGGAGTGAAAGCCGTCCTTGACGCCGGCAAAAAACGGCTCACCATCGAACCGGGAATTTCTTAA